From the Salinimicrobium tongyeongense genome, one window contains:
- a CDS encoding DUF6965 family protein, protein MEQHRYTLEKGSKKDFCPACNKKRFVHYVDTETGEYLPNQYGRCDRESKCGYHLNPYKNGYSQMIKEQEQGTFNGNWKPDQYARVVTIKKPLKSKPAFIPVEVLKQTLEPDRYEQNVFIQNLFNNVPYPFEVSDVTKAVELYKIGTIKAGYRKGAVTFPFIDLKGNIRAVQVKQFNKSNHTTGTDFLHSIIDKHHSKRNEPLPNWLQAYNKNELKVSCLFGEHLLSKYPLNPVALVEAPKTAFYGTLYFGFPEQPEDLIWLAVYNKSSFKFDKLKVLKGRTVLTFPDLSKDGQTFKEWKQKATGIESRLPGTRFIFSDLLEQLAPEADKKEGNDIADYLIKQDWQNFRKRKPKQKPPEPVPEIKEPVTEVRKIRQPKKETEDFEFSETIKKEPEDWQTDISELERYFEKMRLPPEPVRLNQCTVITNVSQFLKSHLQTVKSHNGNNRFLPYLNRLQQLRTTLN, encoded by the coding sequence ATGGAACAGCACCGATACACTTTAGAGAAAGGCAGTAAAAAAGACTTTTGCCCGGCTTGTAATAAAAAACGTTTTGTTCATTATGTAGATACCGAAACAGGGGAATATTTGCCGAACCAGTACGGACGTTGCGACCGTGAAAGTAAATGCGGTTACCACCTGAACCCGTATAAAAACGGCTATTCTCAAATGATAAAAGAACAGGAACAGGGAACGTTTAACGGGAACTGGAAACCCGACCAATACGCGCGCGTAGTGACTATCAAAAAACCTTTAAAGTCTAAACCTGCCTTTATTCCTGTTGAGGTACTTAAACAGACGTTAGAGCCTGACAGGTACGAACAGAACGTTTTTATTCAGAACCTGTTTAATAACGTTCCTTATCCTTTTGAGGTTTCAGATGTTACTAAAGCCGTTGAACTTTACAAGATAGGCACTATTAAAGCAGGTTACAGAAAAGGCGCGGTCACCTTTCCTTTTATTGATCTTAAAGGCAATATTAGAGCCGTACAGGTAAAACAATTTAATAAAAGCAACCACACCACAGGAACGGACTTTTTACACTCTATTATTGATAAGCACCACAGTAAAAGAAATGAACCTTTGCCGAACTGGTTACAGGCGTATAATAAGAATGAATTAAAGGTTTCCTGCCTATTTGGGGAACATTTATTAAGTAAGTACCCGTTAAACCCTGTTGCGTTAGTAGAAGCCCCTAAAACGGCTTTTTACGGTACGTTGTATTTTGGATTTCCTGAACAACCTGAAGACCTTATTTGGTTAGCGGTTTACAACAAGAGCAGTTTCAAATTTGATAAACTAAAGGTATTAAAAGGCAGAACAGTTTTAACCTTTCCTGACTTATCAAAAGACGGGCAAACCTTTAAAGAATGGAAGCAGAAAGCCACAGGAATAGAAAGCAGGTTACCGGGAACGCGGTTTATTTTTTCTGATCTACTGGAACAGTTAGCACCTGAAGCAGATAAAAAAGAGGGAAACGATATTGCAGACTATTTAATTAAGCAGGACTGGCAGAACTTTAGAAAAAGGAAACCTAAACAAAAACCACCCGAACCAGTACCCGAAATTAAAGAACCTGTTACCGAAGTTAGAAAGATTAGACAGCCTAAAAAGGAAACAGAAGATTTTGAATTTTCGGAAACCATAAAAAAAGAGCCTGAAGACTGGCAAACCGATATTTCAGAATTGGAAAGGTATTTTGAAAAGATGAGGTTACCACCCGAACCAGTACGGCTTAATCAATGCACGGTAATAACTAACGTTTCTCAATTCCTTAAAAGCCACCTGCAAACGGTTAAAAGCCACAACGGGAACAATAGGTTTTTACCTTACCTGAACCGATTACAACAATTAAGAACCACGTTAAACTAA